Within Myxocyprinus asiaticus isolate MX2 ecotype Aquarium Trade chromosome 18, UBuf_Myxa_2, whole genome shotgun sequence, the genomic segment aagacgaatctgctgATTCCAGCCATGCTGaaacacccccagatcatcactgatcctccacctggtcatgtaatggttagacggagacctggagaggcctacaagtcacagtgtggttgtttcaaggagcacaatacttgttgacccctctccaaacatagtgcttatatttgtgaccataaagctctattttggtctcgtcactccaaattacagtgtgccagaagctgtgaggcgtgtcaaggtgttgtcgggcatattgtaaccgggctttttttgtggcattggcttctttctggcaactcgaccatgcaactcatttttgttcaagtattgttgtattgtgctccttgaaacaaccacacagcctgtatttctcctgaggttacctgtgggtttttctttgtatcctgaacaattcttctggcagttgtggctgaaatctttcttggtctacctgaccttggcttggtatcaagagatccccaaattttccacttcttaataagtgattgaacagtactgactggcattttcaaggctttggatatctttttatatccttttccacctttataaagttccattaccttgttacgcaggtcttttgacagttcttttctgctccccatggctcagtatccagcctgctcagtgcatccacgtgagagctaacaaactcattgactatttatacacagacactaattgcaatttaaaaagcgacaggtgtgggaaattaacctttaattgccatttaaacctgtgtgcgtcaccttgtgtgtctgttacaaggccaaacattcaggggtatgtaaagttttgatcagggccatttgggtgatttctgttatcattatgatttaaaaaggagccaaacaactatgtgataataaatggcttcatatgatcactatccttaaataaaagacagtttttttgcatgatcagtcaaattttcaaaatcaatgccaaaatttcacaatttctgccagggtatgcaaacttttgagcacaactgatatatatattCGGTGTTTTAaagttgcttttaaatgtgctatagaaataaacttttactTGACTTTTGACTTATTAGAAGGTTAGAATGTTCACTTTCATAtcatcttttttccacacaatgaaactGAATAGTGACTGTTGTGAACATTGTGTCTAacaaagtcataggggtttggaacaacatgagagtgtgtaaatgatgacattagtttaattttggggggaattaACCCTTTAACCATCTTAAATATCTCTAGCCACTCTCTCACTTCCCTCCAGCTCCTGTACTTCCTCCTTTGCATGATGGGGCTGGTCATCTCCATGCTGGTCATCGCCTACCAGTGCCACCACTGCGCCCTTACTTACAGCCTCACCTGCGATAAAAAAGGGGAGGACTGCATTTGCACCCTGGACCCTAAAGATCCTATTGCCCGTACATTTAACTACAGTGGTGTGACAGACTGCAGAGCCATCAAAAGCACACTACCAATGTACAACATTCTGCAGATGGTCCTGAATCTGGCTCAGGCCATTGTTTGCCTGGTGGGGGCCTTCATGATATGGAAGCATCGCTACCAGGTGTTTTTTGCTGGACTACAGACGGGATCCCCCTCTGCCCTGCAGTGGCAGAATGTTTAGGGCACTGAGTAGAAGAAATCATGTGGagtgtgggagtgtttgtgcctTTAGGTTGGAAACTTTTTGCTGCAATATCTGCCCCAACGGAAGTTTTGTGTCATATGTGACCTTTTTTAAAAGCAATTGATTGATGCTATGTTTGTATTGCAATATTACAATATCATGGAAAGTTTTGTGATTTTTAGAGGTATTTTTCTACATTGGATTTTTGAAAATTTCCGCTGATCAAGGTAAACCATCTTTACTTTTGCCACTGGCAAGGAGAGTATTTTTATCTCTGAAACCTGTATATGATGCAAAACGAGACTTGTCGTTTCGCAAAAATGAGCTGCACAATCTGTTGTTGTTTCTGTGGTGATAACAAtatgcataaaatgtaatttttacttaaTTGTTTGCTTAGTCAAAGAAAAACACATGAATATGTAATAATTTCAGCTAAAAAGAAAACTTCATGCTGTGGATGTACGGTGAACTTCTTTTCAATTACACGATTGCTTGGTTTCTTGCTAGTACATCTTAATCTGTAATATTGAGCGAATTCCAACTTGCGCACAAAACAATTAACAAGAAATTAccaataaataactatataaatgactataaataactgtatacaaaaaatgtaaataataattaaaaaaaacattaaaaaccgaccttgctttgtggggccccctggtggctcgggggCCTTAAGTGGATGCTTTTACCACTTATAGCTAGAAAGGGCCATGCTGAAAGTTATGGTAGGACACTGCAAAACCTTTGGCCCCCCTTTTTAATCACTCACTACAGGGGCCCCCACTGTTCCAGGACAATGTTCCTGTTTGTTTTCCTGCTGTTGGTGCTAATATGTGCAAATGATGtttaaataagcatttttatTGCTTCTtgcgcataatttttttttaataaacatattttttaactTTAGTATCATTAAGATTGATGACCAATTTAGATGACAATTGCCTTATCGTGAGAGACTGTTCTTAAtgaaatatttcacccaaaaatgaaaattctctcatcatttactcaccctcatgccatcccagatgtgtctgacttactttcttctgcagaacacaaacgaagatttttagaagaatatctcagctctgtagttccatacaatggaagtgaatggtggccagaacttaaaagctaaaataaaagcacataaaggcagcataaaagtaatccatatgactccattggttaaagccatatcttcaaaagtgtgtatgtaataaatataataggtgtggtttagaaacagatacatttacagtgcatttaaaagatacatttttatctttatacgtttgtgtgttccctgggaatcaaactcatgatcttggcattgctggCGCCACGCTCTACCAGTCGAGCTACAggaacttttatgttgcctttatgtggattttggaacttAAAATGtttggtcagcattcacttgcaatatgtggacctacagagctgagatattcttctaaaaatcttaatttgtattctgcagaagaaagaaagtcatacacatctgggatgacatgagggtgagtaaatgatgagagaatttttatttttgggtgaactatccctttaaatgtaattactagTGTTATGTTCTACAacaagtattaatgtattattttctaTAAATTAAGCCATATTATAAAATCTGTTATGAAGGAAgaatacacacagtatatgctAATGGCCTGCCTTAAATGGAATTGGATTTCTAAAAATCAGATTTCTAAAAAACATAGATAAAAATATCAGATTATTGGATACAGTACTGCTTTAAGAAAAGAACTGCTAAAATAActgaaaagacaaacaaaaatgaaatgtgtGTCCAATGATGAGACTGGCCAGGCTTGTGGACTGAGGTCATAGTTCACACAGCCagattgtgtgagtgtgagtgtgtgtgtgggggggggggattaaagGGGTACTTGGACAAACAGCAGGTCATTGCCTCCAGCTACATGAAACTGAAGGGTAAATTGACTTTtccctccattttttttttatttattttttttacattttacattgaaaCACATGCCAAAGTAGTCTACAACATATTTTGAATTTGAGGCAAAGTGAAAATTAAACAAGTGTTAAACTTGAAAACTAAACCAAAAATGCATGAAGCTCTATACTCATCAACTTATAGTTAATGAAACTTGTAACCAAACTAAAATAAACAAGACTACTAATTAGAACAGGAAGAGAGCTGATTGGGGGTGTTCAAaagtcctgtctctttaaagacaTCCTTCAATCTGGTGTTTGGAAGAGATGCAACATG encodes:
- the LOC127456521 gene encoding sarcospan-like isoform X1, which encodes MGSGKSPVGSSGGGNALPGNEKKEKAETGGPVVEEAQRCCGCRFPLLVALLQLLLGIAIAGVAFLMVALSPSLLARETPYWAGIIMCVVSLVGFILFCINRVPDERASAQFITKLLYFLLCMMGLVISMLVIAYQCHHCALTYSLTCDKKGEDCICTLDPKDPIARTFNYSGVTDCRAIKSTLPMYNILQMVLNLAQAIVCLVGAFMIWKHRYQVFFAGLQTGSPSALQWQNV
- the LOC127456521 gene encoding sarcospan-like isoform X2, whose amino-acid sequence is MGSGKSPVGSSGGGNALPGNEKKEKAETGGPVVEEAQRCCGCRFPLLVALLQLLLGIAIAGVAFLMVALSPSLLARETPYWAGIILLYFLLCMMGLVISMLVIAYQCHHCALTYSLTCDKKGEDCICTLDPKDPIARTFNYSGVTDCRAIKSTLPMYNILQMVLNLAQAIVCLVGAFMIWKHRYQVFFAGLQTGSPSALQWQNV